TGCGGCACGAGGTTCGGGTCACGTGGGGGGGTGGGCGCTGGCGCGTTCTGATTGGAGGACCTGGGCGTGGCGGGGCCTGCGGCACGAGGTTCGGGTCACGTGGGGGGGCGCTGGCGCGTTCTGATTGGagggcctgggcggggcggggccggacCACGTTCCCGCCGTCGCCAGGTCGCGTTCCCGGCGTCGTCTGTTCCCGCCGCTCCGCGGGGCAGTTGAGGCGGCCTCGACGCCAGGCCGGCGACATGCTGCGCAAGCTGACCCTCGACCAGATCAACGACTGGTTCACCATCGGCAAGACCGTGACGGATGTGGAGTTGCTGGGCTCGCCGCCCGCCTTCCCGGCCGAGGCGGCCAGGGACGAGGCGCAGCGCCGGGACTCGGCCCCCAGGTTCGGCCCCGCGGCCCAGGCCCAgccggcggcggcagcggcggcgccCAGGAGGTaggccgtggggggggggggtgcgcgaGGCGGGCGCCTTCCCCCAGGCCGCGTGAGCCGgtccccccgcccgccgccccccgcagGCCGGCCAGTCCAGAGCCAGTCCAGGGTTCGGGGCCCTTTCTCAGGGTCCATTAGTAGACGTCATCTTGTAGAGCAGCTGGGGGGCGCGGACAGCCCCACGTGCCCCCATCACCCCAGCGGCCACGGGCTGGCTTCCAGGTTTGGGCGAGTAGGAGTAAAGCTGTGGCAAACGTTTCCTTTGATGCTCCTCCCCAGCTTGGAAGGGGCAGAGCAGAATTGCTTTTAAAGAACTCACTGTGGTAGTGGAAGTAAATTCTGGAACTTTTCAGGAACCGAAAGTGCAGatttaaatgtccttataaccgTACAggaccagtttttaaaatttctagtcCATTGTGGACTAagactttgaaaaattaatgaaaaatgaaatttcagagTAACGGAATGAAGAACAGACAAAACACAAGCTGAATTTCAAAtactacagggcagcccgggtggctcagcggtttagcgtcgccttcagcccaggatgtgatcctggagacccgggatccagtcccactttgggctccctgcatggagcctgctgctccctctgcctgtgtctctgccccccccccccatgaataaataaataaaatcttaaaagtaaaatactatCATATTTAGCATACAAAAGGGTTTTGTAAAATTGCTGTAAACGTTTCAACTTTTGTAGGTAACTAGAAACAGATGACTAGAGACAGGCAAATAATGCCGAGGCTTGCTTGTCTGTGTAGTGCTTTGAGCCTGATGTGTAGTACTTCGGGAAGTCCCATCCTGGGACCTTACCACATACCTAGTAACCAGAGGTTCTACCTTGTAGTAGGTACTCAAATACAGCTGTATTACTGAGTCCTTGAAATAACCCACTGAGATTGATGGCATTCTCTTGATTTTGTAGAAATCTGAAGGAAACAGACTTGGGTGGTAAGGTAGCTTGCCTAACTTCCTGTGATTAATAGTCATGATAGGTGGAATGATTCACCCCTCAACAAAGAACACCGCTGGAACCCATGACTACCTTATATTACACCggcaaaatccttttttttaggTTATAGATCCTAAAATAGGGAGATTACCTGGATTGTCTAATAACATGAACTTTAAAAGCAGAGACCGTTTCTGACTGGAGCCAGGGATTTGAAACATGAGAGGGACTTGACCAGTTGTTGCTAGACTGGGCCAAAAGGAAGCAGGAGAAGAATGTGGGCAACTGGGAGCAAAGATGGGATCCAGCTGACAGCTATTAGGGAAATGGGAAACTCCATCCTACAACATAAAGGAGCTGAATTTGGTTAACAACCAGAATGGAGCCTCTTGGAGTGAATGTAGTCCTGCcaacaactttttatttatttacttgagagagagagagtgagagactgtCTCGGGGGAGGGATGCATAGTGGGGGGACAGAagtagagaatcttaagcaggctccatgatcagtatGGAGCTTGACCCGAGGCTCAGTCATGATCAGAGTTGAAATCGAGTCAAAGGCTTagccgactgagctacccagccagcatcttgattttagccttaTGGGACCTTAAGCGGGGGATCTAGTTTGGTTCTACCTGAAGTTCTGATTTAGAGAAACTGTGAGATCATAAATTTGTTGTTTTGAGCTGCTGAATTTCTGAGTTTGGTGATTTGTTAGGGtaacaacagaaaataatacaCTAGTACGGTTGGGATTGATTTAGGGTGAACTGACCTGAAAGCCAGTCTCAACTACACTGGCTGGCACACAGCGATGCTCAGATACTTGCGTTGAGCTTCTGGAGTTCAGTCCACAAGAGTCGTTAAATCAACTTTGAGTCATGTGAGTAGTGACCACTAGTATTAAATAAAAGTaaggggcagtctgggtggctcagcggtttagtgccactttcagcccagggcgtggtcctggagacctgggatcgagtcccacatcaggctccctgcatggagcctgcctctcccttttgcctgtgtctctgcctctctctgtgtgtctctcgtgaataaataagtaaaatcttttttaaaaaaaagagtgagaaatagaaaatgtgagaCCCCTTAGCACCTTAAAGTATACTTTGTTCCAGGGAAAACTTTCCTATATAAACACTTCAAATAATCACATCTGGTGATTTTTTACCCAGTTTCTTTTACCTAATTCAGTTTTTCCTTCTCAATATGTGTCACGTGAATTGAGTGCCTGCCATGTTGAGCATTGTGTCAGGGGACACAGGTGGGACAAGTCTCAGTCCTGACAGACCAGAGAAATCCCATTTTATAGTCGAGGATCAGGTAAGTTAAGAAACTTACCCTCATTTCTCATGTTACTATATTACGTAGGATGGATGTTTGACTCCAGAGTTGCTTTTCAGTATCTGGGCTTTGCACAGATGttcatgtatgtatgtgtcaTTCTCCAAGGATTCTTATTTTCTGTTCACTCACAAAGGCTGtgttttttaaagacctttttgTCTGTTTAACAGATTTAATTTGCTAGATCATTTTACCATTAATTAAAGTGTCCTGTATCTATGTGCCACTGGATTGGAGTGGCTGCCATAGAGAGAATAGGCAAGGTCAGAGAGGGAATGGAGCTGGGTCCAGAACTGTCTCTGAAATCACAGAGGACTTTGCTGCTTCATCTGAGGCCGCTGGGGAACCGTTGGAGGGCTCTCTCGTGTCCTGAGCAGAGCTGTGACGTGACCCCTGGCTGTAACAGTCACTGCCGTGTGGAATGGATTGAAGGGGGCCTATGGCAGAAACAGGGAGATCAGGGAAGAGTCTATTGATATAATCTATGACATCACCATTTCTGTGTCAGCTTGACTGGGCCATCGTACCTGTATTTGGTTCAGCATGATTCTGGAGGTTTCTGTAAATATACTTTTTGGATGAAATTAAGTTGAGGGATTTTTAGTAGAGCACATTACCTTCCAAATTGTGGGTGGGCCTTACCAAATCAGTTGAAGACCTGGCTAGAGCGAAGACTGACCTCCTGAAGCAAGGAGGAGTTCTGCCACTCCGTTCAGACTCAGACTGCAACTTTTCTTTGGGTTTCCAGACAGCGGGTCTAATTCTTTAAatctcctcctcccttttctctctgtgtatctgcaCACAAGgcctgttggttttgtttctctggagaaggcTCATTATTCTATCATCCAGGAAGAGAGAGGGTGATAGGTTAGACCAGGACTGTAGCAGTGGAGATGGTAATCGGTAGTGCAGTTTGGGTGCATTCCTAAGGCAAGGACCTTGTAGCTGGATCAGATACAGAACCTGAGTGGGGAAACAATCCGGGGTGACACCAAGGTTTCCGGCTGGGGCCCTGGAACGTGTTACCATCTAGTGAGAAAGGCAAGGCTGCAAGAGGAGCTGGTGTATGGTGAAACAGTAGGAGTTTGATTTGAACACGTTAACCTGACAACACTGGTAGATAACAGTAAACGTAGGCAGTCTGGAGTTGAGGAAAGAAACCTGGCTGGAGCCAGATGTTTGGGGGGTTAGAGGCTTTGAGACCGATGAGCTCACCCACATTATGGGTGCTGGATCCTAGGGGGTGAAAGCTGAGAGAGAAGAGGTCCAAGGACCCAAGCTTGGAGCCCTTTAACATTGAGAGGTTGACAAGCTGGAATGAACAAAGGACGGTGAGAAGGAACAGCTGGAAGGCTCTGAGGAAAACCAAGTGAGTGATCTTgtcaccctcttttttttttttttaaggttttatttattcatgacagagagagaggcagagacacaggtagagggagaagcaggctctttgcaggtagcctgatggactcgatcccgggtctccagggtcacgccctgggctgaaggtggtgctaaaccgctgggccaccggggctgcccagtcttGTAACCCTTTAAGTAAACAGCTGTTTTCCTAGTATTCCTTCTGTGCCTGTCTCAGTACTTGTATGGAATTGCCttatgttggggatccctgggtggctcagcggttttgcgcctgcctttggcccagggcgcgatcctggagtcccgggatcgagttccgtgtcgggctccaggcatggagcctgcttctctctctctcactctctctctctctatcataaataaataaaaataaatcttttttttttttttaaaggaattgccTTATGTTGTTTTACCCATGTAACAACTTTGTGAGGGAATGGATTGTCACTGAATCTCCACCTCCTAGTGCAGGGCCTGACATACAGTAGAAACCCAGATACTTGTTTGTGTGAATGAAGCACCTTGGTAGATCCCAATTCTTGGGTGCTTATGATATACTAGAAATGAGAGTGGAGTCCTTGTCCTTTCCTGCCTTGACTGAATCATGAAATCAgccttactcctttttttttttttttttttagccttacTCCTTTGACCATAGTTGATTTCCCTAAGaggtgagtgagtgtgtgtgtgtgtgtgtgtgtatgagtaaGTGTAATCAGTGCAAATGAGACTATCAAGGCAACTATatcaatgcaaatgaaaatatcaaGGCAATGTTTCTAGAATAAGAGTACACTTCACTGTACTTTCACCATCCTGGACTAAATAAACCACCATTATCTCATTCCTGGATTATTGCAAAAGCcttctatttttattctcctAGCTTCCATCCTTGCCCCCAACAATTTATTCTAGCACCTAGAATACCTGACGTGAGATAGATGGCTCAGGTAACATcggttgaatgaacaaatgagcaaacattTACTCCTATTAAAGTTCTTTGAGTAGATGTGTAACTAACTTTCTGTGAGTAGATTGCAATGCGGTTAAAGCATAGACTCTCATGGCTTGCCAGACCTTCTTCCGTCTTGCATCTGCCTAATCTGCGCTCTGGCCACACTggcttttttttctgtgttttgaagACACTGGGCTCATTTCTGCCCTTGGGGCTTCTGCATTTACTCCTCTTCCTGGAGCAGTCCCCCTCTTCCCTGTCCAGTTTCTTCCCAGTCCAGTTTCTTCCCATGACTGCCCCCATCATTCTGGGCCCTGTTTCGATGTTTACTTCTTACAGAGGCCTCTTGTGGCCGCCACAGCTGTGGGAGTCCTCCCacacctcctctctctgcctctctaatcTCTTTCAACGTTTTCTTCCTCCTCTAAAGCACTTAACATGTGCCCCAAGTCTTTTGTTTATGGGGTATTTTTTGGCTCCTCCACCATCCAGGATGATCTTGATATTTCTGGTTTCTAGAATTGGCTGGCTTGGTGGTGGTGTCATTTACTGAGCTGAAGTGCTGTGTTTAAGGAGctatgctttttgtttgtgtatgtgtgttttgattctttgttcctttcttgatttttgttcttttaaaaaacaaacctctaTGACTCTGGTTGCCTGGGGGCATCCAAAAGGAGGTGTCAAGTAGGCAATTGACTGTATGCATTTGGAGCTCAGAAGACAAGGGAGGGCTGGAggcatgcagggggcctgacctGAATCTTTGCCCTCTTGTTCACTGATACTGGGCAAGACATTGAATGTGTCCAAGGCTGTGTGTTCATTTGTCAAGTGGGAATAATACTACCCACTTTTAAGGTAAGGATTGAGTGAGGGAATATACACGGTGCTtttcacagtgcctggcatgtggaaGAACGACTTTAGCATCGTTAAATGGATTGGGCTGGTTAATAACGATAGCTTGTGAGAGCTTATTATGTGCAGATATGCAGAGTATTTCTATGTGGATTAATGTACCTACCTCACTATTTCCCAgctaaagcttttatttttatgttttgaaaagattttatttattcatgagacacatagaggcagacacataggcagagggagaagcagactccctgcggggagcgtgaggtgggacttgatcccgggaccccaggatcacatttaagctgaaggcagatgctcaaccgctgagccacccaggtgccctcctagCTAAAGCTTTTAGCCCCTACATCAATAGCTTCTCTCTATAAAACATGCCTGAAGCTTTCCTAGTATTATTCTCCATTTGCAGCCCCCCCCCATGTTTTTTACCTTAATCTTCTTGCCAACTGTAGGTACTATAGGCAGTTCAACATACAGAATGGGGATCTGTTAATATTCAGGAAATTATTtgtgttaaaatatctatttgatTTGTAGATTTTCTAGGAACAACTGTAGTTTAAATTACATACTCCAGTGCTCTCACAGGAAACGTGGTTATTTGGATATTGCCAAAACAAAGTGAGAGATGGAGACTTTGCATACCAAAATGCagtttatttcttccattccccTTTAGAGTCTAGTTCTGGAATTGATTACATCATGGGTGACTTAGAGCAGCATAGGGTTCCTGTTCTCCTGGACTAGTGGGCCATGTAACTATCTGCATCTTCTTCAGTTGCAGAAAGCTTTGGACAAGAGGAACTTAAAATCATCTTCTTCCTGTCTGGACAGAGAATGGTGCCTCTCAACAGTGTGGTGGGCTTGGTCACTTCGTGTGGTGGCTGATGGAGGTGCCTTGTAGGGAGAATAGTGTTTGGGGCATCCTTCTGGTCTATATCTCCTAATCCACATGGTGAGGTGGCCAGTTCTAGTGTGCATTTCATAGACAGACTCCAcgtttaaaacaaattttgttctCACCATTAGGGCAATATACTAAAATTCTTGTTCTGTATTCACTGCACAGTAAGCAATCATGCACTTCTGGAGACACTTAGCTCTACCTCACATAGTTTCCACTCTAAGACTTTTATGGTGATTGAAGAGCCATAGATAGCTCATGAAAACAATCAAAAGGGAACAGGAGTGAGAGGTCTTTTAGATCCACTTAGAGCTGGGTTTCCACTTACTTTGTCTTATGAAACACCGATCAGGTTGACACCATGTATGACAGGATTAAAGACTTAATTGGGCCCCATTCAGAATGGTGTAGATATTGCACAAGAATCCAGGAAAAAAGTCAGATAGGTTTCTTTAGAGTGTGTATTGAGTTTTagtcttgaatattttttttcttttttaaaagattttgtttattcatgagagacacagagagcaggagagacacaggcagagggagaagcaggctccatgcagggagccccatatgggactcgatcctgggactccaggatcatgccctaagcccaaggcagacacttaactgctgagctgccTAGGTGCCCCAGAATATTTGCTATTTTCAATGAACCAagtcttgttgttgttgttgttgtttcccacTGATATCTATGTGATAATGTAGACCGAGATTAAAACGTTATTAGTAACAAATCTGAGTGTTGAAGGAAAGGACTACTTAGACTTTCAACTGGGCATTATTTCCTCTGTCACTGCCcatcttccccctccccactgaAAATGACTGATTTGGAGTGGGTTCTGTGTTATTGTAAAAGTAAGATTCAtatcaatcatttattttattctctacaTAGCTTCCTTTCAGAATAAAAGTTAAGGTTAATGTCTAATTTTCACACAGAATTTGTCCAGTCCATACTTGTTCTTGTGAGATGTGTTTGAGGTATAAGAAAatacttcaaacatttttttcaaaatgttagcAATCATTTTAGTTAAAAGTGTACAGTTGAATAAAACATTGCATTTTTAGAGTGGATAAAAAAGGAGCACTTTAAACACAGAATGCATAGTTAAAAACTACTTAACATCTGACTTTGCAACAGAgaaattacattacattacattttcGTATTAATATTAAGAATTCTGCTTCTAAAGATGGCTATAAAAACTGCTCTGATTTATAAGTAACTTAACTTGATGGATAATAATATGGTAGGTTCCATATTCTATGTGAGAATGCTGGGAACCTGTTCTTTGTGGTTTTGTCCACATAActggaaatggtgggtatttcatCTTTGTCTGAACTCCTGGAGCTTGTACCTGGAATCACAGAAGGAATAGGACAGTCCGTGTTCCCTGACTCTTCTGGGCCTTCTTGTTGGTTACCTTTGTCAGTACTATTTAGGAAATCTTTCAGAACTTGCTTGAAGATGTAGACTATTTCCCATGGCAGTACATCATTTTCTGCTAAAACTTCTCGAAATCTGCAGGGAAACCAGTAATGAATATTCAATTCAGAAATTTTCTTTTGTCATCTGTTTATCTCCAAAAATACAAGCTTAAGTAATGTAACCCTGTATAGTGGTTGCTCACCTTTTTGAGTAATctgcacatttatttaaaattatgcttcTTTAGTAAAGAGATTCtgattgtgatttaaaaatatttcctagcCAGTAAGATGTCAATGGATATTTTAGTCCAGCCTATCCTTGGGGATTTTGGTTGCTGGGTTTGATACACATGATTAAAGAATTTATATGATAGAATACAATTTCTAGTCTAGATGTATGAGTAACTTAGACTTGACAGTAGCAAAATATCACAAAAGAGAACATAGTATTTTTACCTGCTGAGAATAGTTCCAGTTTGACAAGGCTGAATTTGTGAGCAAAGGACTTCAAGTTGTCGTTGTTCAGTAGCTGGGATGGTTGTGTGGGGATTCTGATAGTTTCTCAGCCAGTTATAATCCACAcctgtttttttcactttttgctcATTTTCGATCTCTTGTATTAATCTCTCTCGCTCCTTCAGATGCCACTTTAATTCCCGAAGCAGAGTCTTTGTCACTACATCGGAGCCAGGATAGTGTGTGGGATTGTAGGAATCATATTTTGGCCATTTCATCCAGCCAAAAAGTGGCATTTTTAGCCTATGGAAATATTCTCACTTGTTTATTTGCATAAAATGTGGTCCTGATGAGCAAATATGTTTCTTTACAACAAATTTGCTAGAAAAGTGCATGAGTTTTTCACTGGTTAGATATGCAGGTCAGAATAAGATTAGAGCATGGAttaaagcttttcattttctaagtagGTCAGTACCAAAAACCAAGGTTTGAAAATGTTTATGTAGCTAAGCAGAAACGAAACATACAAAGTCAGAGATAATCTCCAGACTGAACATTGtgtgaaaaataacattaatactTGCTATTAAAAGTTCTTAGGAGGCTTTAAAATATTAACGTATAGGGAGTGCTATCTATAAACATACTTTTGACTTAGGTTTTGTGTAGAAAAGGTGTAAAGCGTACCTGGTAAGTCGATGAATCCGATGTGTTGTTGCCAAAGAGTTTGCTTGAATTAGTGATGAAGCTGTATTTTACTTGGGCATAGGTTCTCCCGGATATATCCTCTGTTGGAAGGAATAAGCCGCCTTATTATTTACCCACTGAAACTGTATTTGAAATAAGTTTCTATGTTAGGAATGAGGTTGTGATGTCTTCATTTAGAGAGAATGCTCATTAATTCACCTTgtaagtaagctagaaaaaatgacaaaaataacttactatttaatcttcacaaattaTATAATGGTCTACCTTCTGAATGTTGCTCAGTCTATTTGAAAAAGATGCCGGCAGCAATGGGCTTCTGGTCCTAAATGCACTCAGACTGACTTTGGTGATGAAATGAGAACGATAGTGTGAGGCACCACGGATGTGCTCCCAGCTACGGTGAAGACTGTCGCATGGTGTGATGCTCTGCTGTGCATAGCTGTAGGTCACAGTTTAGTGCTGTATTTTTATGCCTGTAGAGCTCTAAAAATAACCACACTGCTTTTATTCTTCAGCTTAACTTTCAGGCCATCTAGAAGCCAGGTCACTGTCCCCTCCAATGAAAGCTGGAAAAACAGATCAGTCTTGATGATTTGCAAAATATCCATTCTGAGAAAATTTTTTATGTTTGAGGAAAATAGAGAATGCTGATATCTGTCATACGAAGTATTTAGTAAAGGTTTTCTGtattcattctcttttaaaatagtagttacatttgtatatttaagCAAGTTGTATTGCCAGAGGATGTAAATGCTTAGGTAGGTAACTCTAAAATATGctttatgatttccttaaaaACATAGCAAAAATGGATTAAGgttgagaaaaatagaatatataaagatgaaaacaaaattttctaattcattaaagaaggtaattatatatataaaaaaagtaattatagtttttttttttttttggaactgaaGATGAGACTCATACTTACTGTTGGGGCGAGTACCAATGCATAATGCTCTTTATCGTGCTGTTTTTGTTCAGCTGTTGTGTGTCTTTGGCTCAAGAGCGGACAGGTCTTTTACTCTCCGGTTCTGTGTTAGATGACTACCTAGTGGCTTTtccttttataacatttatttttttctgttgctttttcctGCAAATGAACCATAAAGATTAGACATGGCTTACATCAGCCCTGCATGTCATGCATGATAAGGAGTGATGTGTATGGTCAGCCTGCAGCTCTTATTGCTTGTGTGTGAGAAAAAGCCCCATGTCAGCATTCATTGTCTTCAACGGGAGGGTTTTCACATTACATTGTGTGTAGTATGAAAAGGAGAGGAATGGAAAGTTCATCATGACAGAAATGTCCTACCAGATTTTCTGCTAAAGTTACAATGAATCCTGACACTTCTCCCTTTACCACCTtgttattgctttaatttttattttttttgcctctgaGATAATAACATCCAATATATTGGGTGTGGAACGTAAACTATATTTCTTTCCAAGGCCCTCCACAGTCTTGTGTTATCCCTTCCTACCactttccctctcactctcccctgGAGTATGTCTTGTTTCAGGCAGGCCTGATGGCCCTGACACTTGTCTCACACTGGCTCTGTCTTTTGAggtatttattctttctcttttccatttatctaCATCATAACTCTCTTTTCTAGGGCCCAGTTGAAATACCATCTAATGTTTTTCTTAGGGAAAACATCAGCATGTTTTCCTTGGCTGTACTATTTGTTAGAACTTGTAGAAAGATTGGTCTCtgttcttgttctctttctcccttctgtttAGATTCTGCTCTGCCCTCCATTGGAATTGCTGGCTTTCAGTCACCTCAGCAGATGTTTGTGGATTATGTGGTGTCCTGATGCTGGCTGGGGACTGGGGGTGCAGTGGTGCACACGACAGACTTAGTCTGTCCTTGGGGAGAGGACCTTCCAGTGGGAAGACAGTAGGAGCACATGACTTGTCCAGTAGACTGATCAGATTACTGGGGTGGTTTAATCCACTGTAGGCCTCCCCCATTTCTATGGGGACGGCAGGGAAGAAAGCCTTTTTTGGGGAAGGAGTGTCCTTTTGGAGAT
This Canis lupus familiaris isolate Mischka breed German Shepherd chromosome 8, alternate assembly UU_Cfam_GSD_1.0, whole genome shotgun sequence DNA region includes the following protein-coding sequences:
- the RD3L gene encoding protein RD3-like, with translation MPLFGWMKWPKYDSYNPTHYPGSDVVTKTLLRELKWHLKERERLIQEIENEQKVKKTGVDYNWLRNYQNPHTTIPATEQRQLEVLCSQIQPCQTGTILSRFREVLAENDVLPWEIVYIFKQVLKDFLNSTDKGNQQEGPEESGNTDCPIPSVIPGTSSRSSDKDEIPTISSYVDKTTKNRFPAFSHRIWNLPYYYPSS